The following proteins come from a genomic window of Leguminivora glycinivorella isolate SPB_JAAS2020 chromosome 6, LegGlyc_1.1, whole genome shotgun sequence:
- the LOC125227255 gene encoding probable RNA methyltransferase CG11342: MTSEDLNHLGNDPGAVKFGNFINYYSFHNVEHRTNNLSKEMFPEPIVNEPFLCLDIGCNTGELTKDLYQYIKTIYPENDIHILAVDIDPTLTARAKENNQIPSITFLTCNIMSTDDQKSIQDYLEVHQKKRFDVTFCFSVTMWIHLNNGDDGLLNFINYIKRYSRSIIIEPQPWKCYRNAQRRLKKSGSTFPLYDSLKIRSDVEFFIENKVNEGTHEKVCGSLNQSWNRKILSFHDNKEMITK; encoded by the coding sequence ATGACGAGTGAAGATCTAAATCATCTGGGTAATGACCCAGGTGCTGTAAAATTTGGCAATTTTATCAACTATTACTCCTTCCATAACGTGGAGCACAGAACTAATAACCTAAGCAAAGAAATGTTCCCCGAACCTATTGTTAATGAACCATTTTTGTGCTTAGACATTGGCTGCAACACCGGAGAACTTACTAAAGACCTTTATCAGTACATAAAAACAATTTACCCAGAAAATGATATACATATACTGGCTGTTGACATTGACCCGACACTAACCGCAAGAGCAAAAGAAAACAATCAAATTCCTAGTATTACATTTCTAACCTGCAATATTATGTCTACTGATGATCAGAAATCAATTCAAGACTATTTGGAAGTTCATCAGAAAAAGCGATTTGATGTGACTTTCTGTTTTTCTGTCACAATGTGGATACATCTAAATAATGGAGATGATGGTCTATTAAATTTTATCAACTACATAAAAAGATATTCTAGATCTATCATTATAGAACCACAACCATGGAAGTGCTATAGAAATGCCCAAAGAAGACTCAAAAAATCTGGTAGCACATTCCCTTTATATGACTCGTTAAAAATCAGAAGTGATGTGgagtttttcatagaaaataaggTTAATGAAGGCACGCACGAGAAAGTGTGTGGTTCTCTGAATCAATCATGGAATAGAAAGATTTTAAGTTTTCATGATAATAAGGAAAtgataacaaaata